A section of the Triticum dicoccoides isolate Atlit2015 ecotype Zavitan chromosome 7A, WEW_v2.0, whole genome shotgun sequence genome encodes:
- the LOC119333903 gene encoding cysteine-rich receptor-like protein kinase 29: protein MLNGLQHTSGATSPFSFELLRQITDNFSDDRIIGHGTYGVVYKGVLDNGEKIAVKKLKYMPPEYDSDKQFENECTNLMRVQHHNIVRLVGYCHETRREYVEHGGKYIFASEDKRVLCFEYLLGGSLDKHVSDESCKLDWNTCYKIIKGVSEGLNHLHNDSIFHLDLKPANILLDSNMMPKIGDFGLSRFFPSTETYTTTTCYGTLGYIPPEHINNHQISPKYDVFSLGVIIIQIMAGRKGYNDHGDTTSLKFIESVCEKWQKRVHATMWSHILQKGCTCPRWSMKQQVGPKLRV, encoded by the exons ATGCTGAACGGATTACAACACACAAGTGGGGCGACATCACCATTCTCGTTCGAGTTGTTAAGACAGATTACTGATAATTTTTCCGATGACCGCATAATTGGTCATGGTACATATGGAGTGGTTTACAAG GGAGTATTGGATAACGGGGAAAAGATTGCTGTGAAGAAGCTTAAATACATGCCTCCAGAATACGACAGCGATAAGCAGTTTGAGAATGAGTGCACTAACCTCATGAGAGTCCAACATCACAATATCGTGCGGTTAGTTGGCTACTGTCATGAAACACGGCGTGAATATGTTGAACACGGTGGAAAATACATTTTTGCTAGCGAGGACAAACGAGTTCTCTGCTTTGAATACTTGCTGGGTGGAAGCCTTGACAAACACGTCTCTG ACGAGTCATGCAAACTTGATTGGAACACGTGTTACAAAATAATTAAGGGAGTCTCTGAGGGTTTAAATCATCTTCATAATGATTCCATTTTCCATTTGGACTTGAAACCAGCGAATATATTGCTGGACAGCAACATGATGCCCAAAATTGGCGATTTTGGTTTATCAAGATTCTTTCCGTCAACAGAAACATACACCACAACAACATGTTATGGAACACT CGGATACATACCACCAGAACACATCAACAACCATCAAATCTCGCCAAAATATGATGTATTCAGTTTGGGTGTTATAATTATACAAATAATGGCAGGACGCAAAGGCTACAATGATCATGGAGATACTACTTCACTCAAATTCATTGAGTCT GTATGTGAGAAGTGGCAAAAAAGGGTACATGCAACGATGTGGTCACACATATTACAAAAAGGCTGCACCTGCCCACGATGGTCGATGAAGCAGCAGGTCGGACCGAAGTTGCGCGTGTGA